In the genome of Deltaproteobacteria bacterium, the window CGGTTCGCTATTTCAGGAGTCGCTCTCGACGTGCGCGGCGTAGGCGGCGTCGTCGAGGAGGCCGTCGTAGGCGTCGGCGCTGGCCGGCTTCACCCGGATCATCCAGGCGTCCCCGTAGGGATCCTCGTTGACCTTCTCGGGGGCGTCGACCAGGTCCTCGTTCACGGCGGTGACCTCGCCCGAGACCGGGGCGAAGAGCTCGGAGACGGCCTTGGTGGACTCGACGGTGCCGAAGGGCGCGCCGGCGGAGACCTCGTCGCCGACCTCGGGGAGCTCGACGTAGACGACGTCGCCGAGGGAGGACTGGGCGTGATCCGTGATGCCGATGATCAGCTCGTCACCGTCCTTCCGGATCCACTCGTGGTCCTGGGTGTAGCGCAGGTCGTCGGGGATGTGGGCCATGGTGGTTCTCCTCGGGTCGTTGGGAGGGGGGGGACATTCGTAGCGCCGTGGGTGCCTTTTGGGGAAGGCCCTGGACGATAGAGCCTCTGGAGGCCTCTAGCGCTTCACGAAGGGGGGTTTGACGACCTCGGCCGCCACCGGCCGGCCCCGCAGATCGATCTGCAGGGTGGAGCCCGATCGGGCCAGGCCCTTCGCGACGTAGGCCATTCCGATGGGCTCCTTGAGGGTGGGGCTCATCGTGCCGCTGGTCACCACGCCCACCTCGGCGCCGCTCTCGTCGAGGACCCGCATGCCCTGGCGGGGCACGCCCCGGCCCTTGAGGACGAAGGCGACGAGCTTCTGGCGGGGGCCGGCGGCCTTGGCCGCGATCAGGGCCTCGCGCCCGACGAAGTCGCCCTTGTCGAGCTTCACCGTCCACGCGAGGCCGGCCTCGTAGGGATCGTGGCTCTCGTCGATGTCGTTGCCATAGAGGGCGTACTTCATCTCGAGGCGCAGGGTGTCCCGGGCGCCGAGGCCGCAGGGGAGGGCGCCGGCCTCGACCAGGCGATCCCAGAGGCCCCGGGCGACCTCGGGGGCGCAGAAGAGCTCGAAGCCGTCCTCGCCGGTGTAGCCGGTGCGGGCGATGATGCAGGGGAAGCCGGCGACCTCGCCCTCGACGAAGTGGTAGCGCTCGATGGGCTCGAGGGGGGTCTGGGTCAGCGCCTGGACCAGGGCCGGGGCCTTCGGGCCCTGCACGGCGAGCTGGGCCCATCGATCGCCCTCGTCCACCGGCTGCGGCTCGCCCGCGGTGTGGGCCAGCATGTGCTGGAAGTCCTTCTCCCGGTTCGAGGCGTTCACGCAGACCAGGACCTTCTCGGCCGAGAAGCGGTAGCAGACCACGTCGTCGACGAAGCCACCCTCGGGCGTGAGCAGCCCGGCGTAGGCCGCCTGCCCGTCGGCGAGGCCGGCGATGTCGTTGGTGACCAGGTGGTCGACCGCCGCGACGGCGCCGGGACCCTCGAAGACGATCTCGCCCATGTGGGAGACGTCGAAGAGGCCCACGGCCTCTCGCACGGCGTTGTGCTCGGCGATGACGCCGCTGTACTGCACCGGCATCTCGAAGCCCGCGAAGGGGACGATCTTGGCGCCGGCGGCCACGTGGGCCTCGTAGAGGGGGGTACGCTTCAGCTCGCTCATGACGGGTCCTTCGCTGCCTCGAGGGTGTTCTGCATCAGGGTGGCGATGGTCATCGGACCGACGCCGCCGGGGACCGGAGTGATGACCGAGGCCCGCGCCTCGGCCGCCGCGAACTCGACGTCGCCGACCAGGCCCTCGTCGGTGCGGTTGATGCCCACGTCGATGACGACGGCGCCCTCCTTGATCCAGGCGCCCTTCACGAACTCGGGGCGGCCGATGGCGGCCACCACGAGGTCGGCCTCGGCCACCCGCGCGGGGAGATCGCGGGTGCGGGAGTGGGCGATGGTGACGGTGGCGTTCTGCTCCATCAGGAGGAGGGCCATCGGCTTGCCGACGATGTTGCTGCGGCCGACGATCAGCGCGCGCTTGCCCTCGAGCTCTACCTCCATCTCCTCGAGGAGGCGCATGATCCCCAGGGGGGTGCAGGAGCGCAGGCCCGCCCGCCCGGTGAGGAGCTTGCCGGCGTTGAGGGGGTGGAAGCCGTCCACGTCCTTCTCGGGGGCGACCCGGTCGAGGATCGTCTGCTCGTCGAGGTGGGAGGGCAGGGGGAGCTGCACCAGGATGCCGTGCACCTCGGGGTTCGCGTTGAGTTCGTCCACCAGGGCCAGGAGGGCCTCCTGGGTGATGTCCGGCTCGGGCCGGTGGGGGAAGGAGGCGATCCCCACCTGCTTGCAGGCGCGGTGCTTGCCCCGGACGTAGACCTCGCTGCCCGGGTCGCTGCCCACCAGGATGGTCGCCAGGCCCGGGACGATGCCCCGCTCGGCCTGGAGGGCCTCGACGCCCCGGGCGACCTCCTCCCGCACCTTCTTCGCGATTGCCTTGCCGTCGATGAGCCTGGCCATGGTCGATCCTCCCGCTCTTCTGGATGGGACCAGCCCGATCGTCTAGCGCAGATCGACCCGCTGGCCCAGAGGCCCCTTGGCATCCCTCCCCGGGCGCGATACGCCTCCGTCCATGCCCTACTGCCCAGCCTGCCGTTCCGAGTTCCGGGAGGGGTTCGACCACTGCGCGAGCTGCGACCGCGCCCTGGTCGACGAGCTCCCCGACGTCTCTCTCGAGGGGATCGAGGCCGTGGAGGCCGCGGTGCGCTCCGGGGAGGCGATCATCGTCGCCCGGGGCAGTCTCCAGGACGTCCGCCGGATGCAGGAGGTCCTCGCGGACTTCCGGGTGCCGGCGGTGGTCACCGGCGACGCGGCCTCCTGCACCTCCGGGAGCTGCAGCGCCACCTACGACGTGGCGGTACACCCCGACTCGGTGCGGGACGCCCAGAACGCCCTGGCCGCGAACTACCAGGCGATGCTGGTGAACGAGGGCGTGGACCCCGCCTCGGTGGAGGGGGTCGTCGAGCTCGAGTCGGGCGGTGAGACCCAGTGCCCGGCCTGCGAGACCCTCTTCGTCCCCGAGGACGCCGCCTCGGCCGAGTGCCCGGACTGCGGGCTCTTCCTGGGGATCCCGGGCTGATGCGCCTCGCCAGCCGGATCCTGGTCGCGGCCCTCCTCCTCGCCCCCGGCGCGGTCCTGGGCCAGGCCGAGGGTGTGGCCGTCGAGACCGAGGAGCTGGGCGAGGAGCTCCTCCCGCCTCCGCCGGCGGTCGACGAGGCGGACCGCCCCGAGGAGGAGCAGCGCGAGTTCATCAAGGGGGAGCTCACCCGGGTGGGCGCCTCCCAGCTCGCCCTGGCCCGCCGCCGCTTCGGCGTCCTCGTGGGCTACGAGCTCATCGAGGAGGTGCAGGAGGACGGCAACGTCGACGGCGGCCACTACCTGCGCCTCACCCCCAGCGTCGATCTGCGCTCGAAGGACGGGAAGTTCTCGGCGGGCTTCGGCGTCCCCCTGCGCCTGCTGATCTACGGGCCCGGCGGCTTCGATGACGCCGGCCAGATCCGGAAGAAGGACTGGGACGAGCCCTCGGACTTCGCCCAGGTCATCCGCTACCTCACCTACGGCGGCAAGGAGCAGAAGTTCTTCCTCCAGATCAGCCAGCTCGACGCGGCGACCCTCGGCCACGGGCCGATCCTGCGGCGCTACTTCGCCAACGCGGACATGGACTCCCGGCGGGTGGGCCTCGCCTTCGACACCTACGGGCGCTACGCCGGCTTCGAGCTGCACGTGGCCGACCTGGTCACCCCCTTCGAGCTCGCCCTCCAGACCGAGTCGAACGTCGGCCTGGTCACCGGCGGCCTCGTCTTCGTGAAGCCCCTGGCCGCCTTCGGCGACGGCGTCGTCGCCCGCTCGCTCTCCATCGGCGTGACCTGGGCCGGCGAGCTCAACGCCCCCCTGCAGCTGAGCTACGACCCCATCGGCCGGGTCGTCACCGAGCCGGGGGAGCTCAAGCCCGAGTACGTCGGCGGCCTGGTCGACCTGATGGGCTTCGACCTGGAGCTGAAGGTCCTCAAGACCCGCCAGGCCGACCTGAAGCCCTTCGTCGACTTCTCCTTCCGGCGGGACGCCTTCTTCGCCGGACAGGGCGGCTGGGGCGGCACCCTCGGCCTCCTCGGGCGCTTCAACTACGAGGGCAAGGGCGAGAAGAAGCGCATCCACGCCCTGCGCGGGGTCTTCGAGCTGCGCACCCACGCCGGCAACTACATCCCGGCCTACTTCGACAGCTTCTACGAGGTGGAGAAGTTCGCCTACCTGCAGCGGCCCGACGGCGCCGGCAACCTCCAGTGGATCACCAAGAACGCCGCCCTCGACGAGCGCGACCCCGCCGAGATGGCCTACGGCCTCTACTTCGAGCTCTCCTGGGCCCCCCAGGATCTCTTCGCCCTGGGCACCGCCCTCGAGCTCTCGACCGCCGAGCGGGGGAACAACTTCTACCTCCACCTCGAGGTGCCCGCCGGCCGCTACTTCCAGTTCCTGGTCACCTACCACAAGCGGGGCTTCGCCGACGCGGCGAGCTTCTTCGACTTCCAGGCCGACGACAACACGCTGGTGGCCGCGGTGCGGGTCGAGGTGCTGCCCATCCTCTGGCTGAACCTCCGCGCCTACCAGGCCTTCCAGTTCAACATCGCCGATCCCACGGTGAAGCTCTTCGAGCCGGTCCGCGGCTTCCAGTTCGAGGTCGAGCTGGGCTGGGAGCTGGCGCGGCGAGGGTCCTGATCGCCTTGGCCACCGTCCTCATCGTCGACGACGACGTCTTCTTCACCCGCTTGATCAAGGACCTGGTCAGCCGGATGGGGCACCGTCCGGTGACGGTGAACTCCGGGGAGGCCGCCCTCGAGCGGCTGCCGGCCGAGGATCCGGAGCTGCTCATCACCGACCACCTGATGCACCCGATGGACGGCCTCGAGCTCTGCCGCCGGGTGCGAGAGCTGCCCGCCTTCGTCGATCTGCCCATCCTGATGATCACCGCCCGCCAGGGCCTCGACATCTGGGAGAAGGGCGCCGGCCTCGGGGTGGTGGCGGTCATCGAGAAGCCCTTCGAGTTCCCGGAGCTCGAGGCGAGGGTGCGGCGCCTGCTCGCGGCGAGCGCCCGGGCGTTGCCCGCGCCCCGGGCCGGCCGGCTGGAGGGCGACCTCGAGTCCCTGGAGCTGACGGTGCTGGTGCAGGGGCTGAACCTGCAGCGCAAGACCGGCTGCCTGACCATCGAGGGGAGCGGCGACGCGCCCGAGGTGCGGATCTGGTTCGAGAAGGGCGAGGTCCACTCGGTCACCTCCGAGGAGCGCCCGACCGAGGAGGGCAAGGCGCTGCTCGCGGGCCTCTCGACCCGGCGCGAGGGCGCCTACGTCTTCGAGGCGAACACGGTCCTCCCGCCGGATCCGAACCTGAGGATGAACTTCTTCGACGTGGTGCTGCTCCTGGGCGGCGACTGACGCTTCAGTCGACCAGCCAGAGCAGGGGCAGGAAGCGCGGGTCCGGCGTGTCGCCGGCGAGGTAGACCGGCCGGACCTCGGCGACCAGCCGGGCGAAGGCCCGGGCCACCATGCGGCGGGCGCCCTCGTCCTCTCCGGTGAGCTCGGCGGCCAGCGTGCGCCAGGGCTCGAGGACGAGCGCGCCGTCGGGGGCGAAGAGGGCGGCGAGCCCCCGGGAGGCCTCTTCGGGCGTGAGCGGCGCGAGGCCTCCCTCGCGTCCGGCGGCCCGGGCGCAGAGGAGGGTGGCGATGCGGGCGGCGAGGGCCGGGGAGGTCTCGTCCTCCTCGTGGGCCTCCAGGTGGAGGGCGCCCCCGGCGCCCAGCAGCCTCGCGGCGGCGCCGGCCATCTCGACGACCTGCCGGCCCAGGGCGA includes:
- a CDS encoding response regulator, with protein sequence MATVLIVDDDVFFTRLIKDLVSRMGHRPVTVNSGEAALERLPAEDPELLITDHLMHPMDGLELCRRVRELPAFVDLPILMITARQGLDIWEKGAGLGVVAVIEKPFEFPELEARVRRLLAASARALPAPRAGRLEGDLESLELTVLVQGLNLQRKTGCLTIEGSGDAPEVRIWFEKGEVHSVTSEERPTEEGKALLAGLSTRREGAYVFEANTVLPPDPNLRMNFFDVVLLLGGD
- the gcvT gene encoding glycine cleavage system aminomethyltransferase GcvT, whose protein sequence is MSELKRTPLYEAHVAAGAKIVPFAGFEMPVQYSGVIAEHNAVREAVGLFDVSHMGEIVFEGPGAVAAVDHLVTNDIAGLADGQAAYAGLLTPEGGFVDDVVCYRFSAEKVLVCVNASNREKDFQHMLAHTAGEPQPVDEGDRWAQLAVQGPKAPALVQALTQTPLEPIERYHFVEGEVAGFPCIIARTGYTGEDGFELFCAPEVARGLWDRLVEAGALPCGLGARDTLRLEMKYALYGNDIDESHDPYEAGLAWTVKLDKGDFVGREALIAAKAAGPRQKLVAFVLKGRGVPRQGMRVLDESGAEVGVVTSGTMSPTLKEPIGMAYVAKGLARSGSTLQIDLRGRPVAAEVVKPPFVKR
- the folD gene encoding bifunctional methylenetetrahydrofolate dehydrogenase/methenyltetrahydrofolate cyclohydrolase FolD; this encodes MARLIDGKAIAKKVREEVARGVEALQAERGIVPGLATILVGSDPGSEVYVRGKHRACKQVGIASFPHRPEPDITQEALLALVDELNANPEVHGILVQLPLPSHLDEQTILDRVAPEKDVDGFHPLNAGKLLTGRAGLRSCTPLGIMRLLEEMEVELEGKRALIVGRSNIVGKPMALLLMEQNATVTIAHSRTRDLPARVAEADLVVAAIGRPEFVKGAWIKEGAVVIDVGINRTDEGLVGDVEFAAAEARASVITPVPGGVGPMTIATLMQNTLEAAKDPS
- the gcvH gene encoding glycine cleavage system protein GcvH is translated as MAHIPDDLRYTQDHEWIRKDGDELIIGITDHAQSSLGDVVYVELPEVGDEVSAGAPFGTVESTKAVSELFAPVSGEVTAVNEDLVDAPEKVNEDPYGDAWMIRVKPASADAYDGLLDDAAYAAHVESDS